The Burkholderia ubonensis genome has a window encoding:
- a CDS encoding aromatic ring-hydroxylating oxygenase subunit alpha — protein sequence MKVTADIRALIERRKAGYSLEAPFYTSEEIFALDMEAIFRQHWIQVAVEPDVPEPGDYVTVQLGSDSILIVRDDDMQIRAFHNVCRHRGARLCNEDKGSVGNIVCPYHSWTYNLTGQLMFAEHMGEQFDRCKHSLKQVHVENLAGLIFICLADEPPADFAQLRATMEPYLLPHDLPNAKIAAQIDIIEEGNWKLTMENNRECYHCVANHPELTISLYEYGFGYQRSDANAEGMDAFAETCIRRGKEWAEMGLPSAEVERLLDVTGFRTQRLPLDRSGESQTLDAKVASKKLLGDFSQPDLGGLSFWTQPNSWHHFMSDHIVTFSVIPLSAGKTLVRTKWLVHKDAKEGIDYDVKNLTAVWNATNDQDRALVEFSQRGATSSAYEPGPYSPYTEGLVEKFAAWYIGRLAEKTGA from the coding sequence ATGAAAGTAACGGCAGACATTCGTGCACTGATCGAACGACGCAAGGCAGGGTACAGCCTGGAAGCGCCGTTCTACACGAGCGAGGAGATTTTCGCGCTCGACATGGAGGCGATCTTCCGCCAGCACTGGATCCAGGTGGCGGTCGAGCCGGACGTGCCCGAGCCGGGCGACTACGTGACCGTGCAACTGGGGAGCGATTCGATCCTGATCGTGCGCGACGACGACATGCAGATCCGCGCGTTCCACAACGTCTGCCGCCATCGCGGCGCGCGGCTGTGCAACGAGGACAAAGGGTCGGTCGGCAATATCGTGTGCCCGTACCACAGCTGGACCTACAACCTGACCGGCCAGCTGATGTTCGCCGAGCACATGGGCGAGCAGTTCGACCGCTGCAAGCACAGCCTGAAGCAGGTGCACGTCGAGAACCTCGCGGGCCTGATCTTCATCTGCCTCGCGGACGAGCCGCCGGCGGACTTCGCGCAACTGCGCGCGACGATGGAGCCGTACCTGCTGCCGCATGACCTGCCGAACGCGAAGATCGCCGCGCAGATCGACATCATCGAGGAAGGCAACTGGAAGCTCACGATGGAGAACAACCGCGAATGCTATCACTGCGTCGCGAACCATCCGGAGCTGACGATCTCGCTGTACGAATACGGGTTCGGCTATCAGCGCTCCGACGCCAACGCCGAGGGCATGGACGCGTTTGCGGAGACGTGCATCCGGCGAGGGAAGGAGTGGGCCGAGATGGGCCTGCCGTCCGCCGAGGTCGAAAGGCTGCTCGACGTGACCGGGTTCCGCACGCAGCGCCTGCCGCTCGACCGCAGCGGCGAATCCCAGACGCTCGACGCGAAGGTCGCGTCGAAGAAGCTGCTGGGCGATTTCAGCCAGCCTGATCTCGGCGGCCTGTCGTTCTGGACGCAGCCGAACTCGTGGCACCACTTCATGAGCGACCACATCGTCACGTTCTCGGTGATTCCGCTGTCGGCCGGCAAGACGCTCGTGCGCACCAAGTGGCTCGTGCACAAGGACGCGAAGGAAGGCATCGACTACGACGTGAAGAACCTCACGGCCGTGTGGAACGCGACCAACGACCAGGACCGCGCGCTCGTCGAGTTTTCGCAGCGCGGCGCGACGAGCAGCGCGTACGAGCCGGGCCCGTACTCGCCGTACACCGAAGGGCTCGTCGAGAAATTCGCGGCCTGGTACATCGGCCGGCTCGCCGAAAAGACCGGCGCGTAG
- a CDS encoding electron transfer flavoprotein subunit alpha/FixB family protein, with protein sequence MNTIKRIDPRRPFIITAAGLKRITLGEEGSADASAAHWSAHAHGAAAAKPRRAVQDPKHVLLAVAHSERGALDDHARQAIAAAALLADAQTEVALLVFGELKDDVAELGVDKLIELSGFDRRAFAPESELQALQACVAALAPKHVFVPDNASGDGDLGRRHAAAAGASVATHVVELDARHVGAYAHARRAFATRALPDVILLAPNAVDPKLPFVGAGERLAGDFIRPAGDATQSYRDLGLEEIDAAQVALEEADFIVSAGNGVTDIGAFERLAGAFGAAIGASRVAVDNGHFTRDKQVGATGKTVEASVYIAFGISGAVQHLQGIKDCRHVIAVNLDGSAPIAKRANLTVVGDAQGTIAALIEQVQAARAARGASPAAAGARQPEGVAA encoded by the coding sequence ATGAACACGATCAAACGAATCGATCCGCGCCGGCCGTTCATCATCACGGCGGCGGGCCTGAAGCGCATCACGCTGGGCGAGGAAGGCAGCGCAGACGCGAGCGCCGCGCACTGGTCCGCCCACGCGCACGGCGCCGCGGCCGCGAAGCCGCGCCGCGCTGTGCAGGACCCGAAGCACGTGCTGCTCGCGGTGGCGCACAGCGAGCGTGGCGCGCTCGACGACCATGCGCGCCAGGCAATCGCGGCCGCCGCGCTGCTCGCCGACGCGCAAACCGAAGTCGCGCTGCTGGTGTTCGGCGAACTGAAGGACGACGTGGCCGAACTCGGCGTCGACAAGCTGATCGAGCTGAGCGGCTTCGATCGCCGCGCGTTCGCGCCTGAAAGCGAATTGCAAGCGTTGCAGGCGTGCGTCGCGGCGCTCGCGCCGAAGCACGTGTTCGTGCCCGACAACGCGAGCGGTGACGGCGATCTCGGCCGGCGCCATGCGGCGGCGGCCGGCGCGAGCGTCGCGACCCACGTGGTCGAGCTCGACGCGCGGCACGTCGGCGCGTATGCGCACGCAAGACGCGCATTCGCCACGCGTGCGCTGCCGGACGTGATCCTGCTCGCGCCGAACGCGGTGGACCCGAAGCTGCCGTTCGTCGGCGCGGGCGAGCGCCTTGCCGGCGACTTCATCCGCCCGGCGGGCGACGCCACTCAGTCGTATCGCGATCTCGGCCTCGAGGAAATCGACGCGGCGCAGGTCGCGCTCGAGGAGGCCGATTTCATCGTATCGGCCGGCAACGGCGTGACCGACATCGGCGCGTTCGAGCGGCTCGCCGGCGCGTTCGGCGCGGCGATCGGCGCGAGCCGCGTCGCGGTCGACAACGGCCATTTCACGCGCGACAAGCAGGTCGGCGCGACCGGCAAGACGGTCGAGGCGAGCGTCTACATCGCGTTCGGCATTTCGGGCGCGGTGCAGCACCTGCAGGGCATCAAGGACTGCCGCCACGTGATCGCGGTGAACCTCGACGGCAGCGCGCCGATCGCGAAGCGCGCGAACCTGACGGTGGTCGGCGACGCGCAGGGCACGATCGCCGCGCTGATCGAGCAGGTCCAGGCCGCGCGGGCCGCGCGCGGCGCATCGCCGGCAGCGGCCGGCGCCCGTCAACCGGAAGGAGTCGCTGCATGA
- a CDS encoding (Fe-S)-binding protein has protein sequence MNPSFLITALLWLSVAGLAFAVAKRSSYWRLGRATAPGAFGVANLFAIPKRYFVDLHHVVARDPYIAKTHVATAGGAIAALALVFVNYGLAIYSPWLDKLIFLAALAMLVGAVFVWRRRHARNVPARLSKGPWNTLPWLLGSFALGLVLYMLVPAGAMSGAFAVLCAVLIGVGAFAMTFGAAKGGPMKHAIAGLLHLAFHPRQERFAATRESFTGNGTATPPTALKLPDIEQQEYGVAKPVEFRWNQLLSFDACVQCGKCEAACPAFASGQPLNPKKLIQDLVVGMAGGSDAAYAGSPTPGIAVGQHRGEPNGPIVSGLIEAQTLWSCTTCRACVQECPMLIEHVDAIVDMRRNQTLVHGTVPGKGAEVLANLRETGTMGGYDTAARYDWSVDLNAPVAQPGKPVDVLFVAGEGAFDMRYQRTLRALVKVLNRAGVDYAVLGGGETDTGDVARRLGDEATFQQLAKRLIGTLSTLSYKQIVTADPHVMHSLRNEYRALGLRVTVKHHTTYLAELAESGRISPKAVDALSEKRTTYHDPCYLGRYNGETDAPRKLLKTIGIQVVEMERNGMRGRCCGGGGGAPLTDIPGKQRIPDIRIADARTIGAEVVAVACPNCTAMLEGVVGPRPDVLDVAELVAASLE, from the coding sequence ATGAATCCGTCCTTCCTGATTACCGCATTGCTGTGGCTGTCGGTGGCGGGGCTCGCGTTCGCGGTCGCGAAGCGCTCGTCGTACTGGCGTCTCGGCCGGGCCACCGCGCCCGGCGCGTTCGGCGTCGCGAACCTGTTCGCGATCCCGAAGCGCTACTTCGTCGACCTGCACCACGTGGTCGCCCGCGATCCGTACATCGCGAAGACGCACGTCGCGACGGCAGGCGGCGCGATCGCCGCGCTCGCGCTGGTGTTCGTCAACTACGGCCTCGCGATCTACTCGCCGTGGCTCGACAAGCTGATCTTCCTGGCAGCGCTCGCGATGCTGGTCGGCGCGGTGTTCGTGTGGCGCCGCCGTCACGCGAGGAACGTGCCGGCGCGGCTGTCGAAAGGCCCGTGGAATACGCTGCCGTGGCTGCTCGGCTCGTTCGCGCTCGGCCTCGTGCTGTACATGCTGGTGCCGGCCGGCGCGATGTCCGGCGCGTTCGCGGTGCTCTGCGCGGTGCTGATCGGCGTCGGCGCATTCGCGATGACGTTCGGCGCCGCGAAGGGCGGCCCGATGAAGCACGCGATCGCGGGCCTCTTGCATCTCGCGTTCCATCCGCGCCAGGAGCGTTTCGCGGCGACCCGCGAATCGTTCACCGGCAACGGCACCGCCACGCCGCCGACCGCGCTGAAGCTGCCCGACATCGAGCAGCAGGAATACGGCGTCGCGAAGCCGGTCGAGTTCCGCTGGAACCAGCTCCTGAGCTTCGATGCGTGCGTGCAGTGCGGCAAGTGCGAAGCCGCGTGCCCCGCGTTCGCGTCCGGCCAGCCGCTGAACCCGAAGAAGCTGATCCAGGATCTCGTCGTCGGGATGGCGGGCGGCAGCGATGCGGCGTATGCGGGCAGCCCGACGCCGGGCATCGCGGTCGGCCAGCACCGCGGCGAGCCGAACGGCCCGATCGTGTCGGGGCTGATCGAAGCGCAGACGCTGTGGTCGTGCACGACCTGCCGCGCGTGCGTGCAGGAATGCCCGATGCTGATCGAGCACGTCGACGCGATCGTCGACATGCGCCGCAACCAGACGCTCGTGCACGGCACGGTGCCGGGCAAGGGCGCGGAAGTGCTCGCGAACCTGCGCGAGACGGGCACGATGGGCGGCTACGACACGGCCGCGCGCTACGACTGGTCGGTGGACCTGAACGCGCCGGTCGCGCAGCCCGGCAAGCCGGTCGACGTGCTGTTCGTCGCGGGCGAGGGCGCGTTCGACATGCGCTACCAGCGCACGCTGCGCGCGCTCGTCAAGGTATTGAACCGCGCCGGCGTCGATTATGCGGTGCTCGGCGGCGGCGAGACCGACACGGGCGACGTCGCGCGCCGTCTCGGCGACGAGGCGACGTTCCAGCAGCTCGCGAAGCGCCTGATCGGCACGCTGTCGACGCTGTCGTACAAGCAGATCGTCACCGCCGACCCGCACGTGATGCACAGCCTGCGCAACGAATACCGCGCGCTCGGCCTGCGCGTGACGGTCAAGCATCACACGACGTATCTCGCCGAACTCGCCGAGAGCGGCAGGATTTCGCCGAAGGCCGTCGATGCGCTGAGCGAGAAGCGCACCACGTATCACGACCCGTGCTACCTCGGCCGCTACAACGGCGAGACGGACGCGCCGCGCAAGCTGCTGAAGACGATCGGCATCCAGGTCGTCGAGATGGAGCGCAACGGCATGCGCGGCCGCTGCTGCGGCGGTGGCGGCGGCGCGCCGCTGACCGACATCCCCGGCAAGCAGCGCATTCCCGACATCCGCATCGCCGACGCGCGCACGATCGGCGCGGAAGTGGTCGCGGTTGCCTGCCCGAACTGCACGGCAATGCTCGAAGGCGTCGTGGGCCCGCGCCCCGACGTGCTCGACGTGGCCGAACTCGTTGCTGCGTCGCTGGAGTGA